One genomic segment of Amycolatopsis sp. Hca4 includes these proteins:
- a CDS encoding ArsI/CadI family heavy metal resistance metalloenzyme gives MSRVQLALRVGDLEGSIDFYSKLFGTEPAKLRPGYANFAIAEPALKLVLLQGEPGQATVMDHLGVEVESTDQVSEASKRLTGEGLETLTEDNTTCCYAVQDKVWVHGPGQEPWEVYTVKADSQSFGSDSAALATPATCCTPDAQTGQVDKATQPEGCCS, from the coding sequence ATGTCACGAGTACAGCTCGCACTGCGGGTCGGGGACCTCGAAGGCTCGATCGACTTCTACTCGAAGCTGTTCGGCACCGAGCCGGCCAAGCTCCGCCCCGGCTATGCCAACTTCGCCATCGCCGAACCGGCGCTCAAGCTCGTGCTCCTGCAGGGGGAGCCCGGCCAGGCCACGGTGATGGACCACCTCGGCGTCGAGGTCGAGTCGACCGACCAGGTCAGCGAGGCCAGCAAGCGCCTGACCGGCGAGGGCCTGGAGACGCTGACCGAAGACAACACCACCTGCTGCTATGCCGTGCAGGACAAGGTGTGGGTGCACGGCCCTGGTCAGGAGCCGTGGGAGGTCTACACGGTGAAGGCCGACTCGCAGTCCTTCGGTTCCGACAGCGCGGCACTCGCCACCCCGGCCACGTGCTGCACTCCTGACGCGCAAACCGGCCAGGTCGACAAGGCCACGCAGCCGGAAGGCTGCTGCTCGTGA
- a CDS encoding metalloregulator ArsR/SmtB family transcription factor has protein sequence MPKQLPIAAMDACCSPLAREPLSEDQAAELSKLFKAMADPVRLRLLSLIASHAGGEACVCDLTDAFDLTGPTISHHLKVLRESGLITGERRGTWVYYRVHPEVLARLSAVLVPATP, from the coding sequence ATGCCGAAACAGCTGCCGATCGCGGCGATGGACGCTTGCTGCTCCCCGCTGGCCCGCGAACCACTGAGCGAGGACCAGGCCGCCGAGCTGTCCAAGCTGTTCAAGGCGATGGCCGACCCGGTCCGCCTGCGGCTGCTCTCGCTGATCGCCTCCCACGCCGGGGGCGAGGCGTGCGTGTGCGACCTGACCGACGCCTTCGACCTGACCGGCCCGACCATCTCCCACCACCTCAAGGTGCTGCGCGAGTCCGGCCTGATCACCGGCGAACGGCGCGGGACCTGGGTGTACTACCGCGTTCACCCTGAGGTGCTGGCCCGCCTCTCGGCCGTGCTGGTCC